The Cicer arietinum cultivar CDC Frontier isolate Library 1 chromosome 1, Cicar.CDCFrontier_v2.0, whole genome shotgun sequence genome contains the following window.
AACATCAAATTAAGTCCAATAAATGTGCCATCTTtcttttattattcagagttttTCTTGCATGGACAATGCAATTATATGTGGGTCCAATGCATGTCTCACGTTTGTCCCACCCATAATTATAAATGTGTTGATCATATATATTCATTCCATTCCATGTAAGTATTTTtcatctttaattttattttgtaataaacaaataaattaatgcaAGATGCCTGGCACAGTATAAGCATAAACTAAAAAACAAGTGTATTTAATTAGAATAAGATGGAAGTATACACTAATTAAGCTTCAGAAATAAGATACCCTCCCTTGTTAATAGAATTCTTTGTAGAATTTGTCTTTTTTTACATGAGTGcacttttctttttatatatagcCATAGcttattaattataatacaagagtaattaattaatatataattataactcGCTATGGAATATTGTGAGGTACATAGTGCTTAGATTCTTCCCTGGCATTGGGATTAGTAGTAATAGTATGATGAGCCTCCTGGGATATGGTTGAAAGGGATGGATTATAAGAATACCATCTGGACCAAAAGAGATAGTTGAGAAAGTTAAGGAAGCTGAGGACCGCTAGTAACCAATAGAAAAGGTCAAGCTTGTCTTTATTGAGATTGTTATCATGAAGCCAACCACCAGTTGAGGAAGTGATGTTATTCACCAAAGAAACCAATAGTGAGCTCAGATAAAAACCAAATGAGTATGAGCAATATGTGATGGCAGTGAAGAATGTTTGCATCCCTTTCAACGACTGTTTGTAGAAGAACTCAATAAGGCCAACTGCAGTAAACATCTCTgacaaaccaaaaattatgAATTGTGGGGTAATCCAAAAAATGGACAGTGTTTGGTTTAGGTTCACTGCTGCATCCCTTCTCTTTTTCTCCATAAGTGCTGCTGAAACCATAGAAAATGTTGCCAGAAAGAGGCCAATTCCTATTCGCTGCAAAGGTAAGATTCCTGACTCATGGCCAGTTATTTTTCTTGCAAAGGGAACAAATAAAGTATCATATAGAGGGACTACAACAATGAGCAATATGTATGGAATGGACTGAAGCGATGCTGGAGGGATATGAAAGGATTTGGTTATATGTGTGTCCATGGCACTTCCTTGTTGGACTGAGAATGTTTGGAGTTGTGCTAAGATAGTGTTGAAAATTATAGTGCATGCAAAAATGGGAATAACTGAAAGTAATGTCTTTGCTTGTTCAACTTGTGCAACACTGCACAATCTCCATGGGCTTTCCTTTGTGTTCCCCTCTCTGTCTCTGATACAAGCCTTGTCCAAGAACCTGAATTTATTGCTATGTTGCCCACCGTGGAGCATTTGTACAAGGCTAGAAGGACAGATCTTATTTCTTTTCAATATTGAAGCGACAAAAACCtgcaaataatatatataagttgCTATATATGtctattgatttttaatttaattacttaaaGATGATGTATGTAGTTGAAGATTCATACTTGAGCAATGGGGAGGAAGATGGTTGGTTGTGGAGGGTTGTTCCTGTAATAAAGAGAGCCACTTATGAAGCTTACCAATGCCATTGCCATGGCAGCAGCAGATACAGCAAAGCCGGCATCCATACCGGAATGAGTTTGAACCCAAACAAGAAGTGTGAGAGCAACAAGTTCACCAAGTGAGAATGCAAAATATGCTGCATTGAAGtatgttgagagtttgtttgattGGTTTGAATTGAATTGGTGGGCTCCATGAGAAAGCATGTTGGGCTTCACACAGCCGCTACCTAATGCCACCATGTATATTGCTGTATAGAATATCAAAGCCTTCAACCCCTTTGCTTCTATGCACTGATCATGATCTCCACCTAATAATTTGTTGTTACATGCCGGTGGTTTCAATTCAGGAAAATGAGCTTGTGCTGACAGCAATATGAAACCCTGTAGTGTTTGATGTAGtgcatgcatatatatatgttattaagTAGTAATTAGTGTAGTAGATGGAAGAATTGAATGAATTACTTACAGAAAGTTCGAGAAAAGCAAAGATGAGGATGGTGGAGAAGGTGCCAAGAA
Protein-coding sequences here:
- the LOC101491788 gene encoding protein NRT1/ PTR FAMILY 4.3-like, encoding MRERMDEGSSIPNRESDDVAVDWRGRPSNPNKHGGTRAAAFVLGLQAFEIMAIAAVGNNLITYLINEMHFSLSHSANIVTNFVGTIFIIALLGGYLSDSFLGTFSTILIFAFLELSGFILLSAQAHFPELKPPACNNKLLGGDHDQCIEAKGLKALIFYTAIYMVALGSGCVKPNMLSHGAHQFNSNQSNKLSTYFNAAYFAFSLGELVALTLLVWVQTHSGMDAGFAVSAAAMAMALVSFISGSLYYRNNPPQPTIFLPIAQVFVASILKRNKICPSSLVQMLHGGQHSNKFRFLDKACIRDREGNTKESPWRLCSVAQVEQAKTLLSVIPIFACTIIFNTILAQLQTFSVQQGSAMDTHITKSFHIPPASLQSIPYILLIVVVPLYDTLFVPFARKITGHESGILPLQRIGIGLFLATFSMVSAALMEKKRRDAAVNLNQTLSIFWITPQFIIFGLSEMFTAVGLIEFFYKQSLKGMQTFFTAITYCSYSFGFYLSSLLVSLVNNITSSTGGWLHDNNLNKDKLDLFYWLLAVLSFLNFLNYLFWSRWYSYNPSLSTISQEAHHTITTNPNAREESKHYVPHNIP